A single window of Enoplosus armatus isolate fEnoArm2 chromosome 22, fEnoArm2.hap1, whole genome shotgun sequence DNA harbors:
- the svopl gene encoding putative transporter SVOPL isoform X1, translating to MTDSMKTQLVSAIHLQEVKLQEKPADKQQGSKNSNNAVDETFTVEEAVETIGFGRFHILLFVIMGSSNIVEAMEIMLLAVVSPEIRCEWRLDDWQVALVSTMVFLGFMVCGVLGGYIADRYGRWKVVFGGFVWSAYFSLLTSFAPSYGWFIFLRGMVGCGVAGVSQGFVLKTEFIPAKYRAFLLPLATIFWMMGSMLIIILGMVVVPTLGWRWMIRISVTPSVILIFLFKFIPESARYNVSAGNIQAAVETLEKIAKMNRASLPPGRLMEPAVKERGSWRILLSSSFRRTSVLLWYSWFVASFAYYGSVLSSSELLEKNLLCVTDADQEHQVKHRHEDGLCYCIPFAFNDYQTLLISCLGEVALVPVNICMLNVLGRKMSLMVLQLVAAILFMMLNICTTMFGFTVLLFLLRSLVSMNFNVVYIYTAEVYPTAARSLGMGFCTSFSRIGGMIAPFIAQVLMSQSVIQALSPFAVACVICAVGNFLLPIETKGRALLQSSR from the exons atgACTGATAGTATGAAGACTCAGCTGGTGAGCGCCATCCACCTGCAGGAGGTGAAACTGCAGGAGAAACCTGCAGACAAGCAGCAGGGCAGCAAGAACAGCAACAATG cagtTGATGAGACGTTCACTGTCGAGGAAGCCGTTGAAACAATCGGCTTCGGTCGGTTTCACATTCTGCTTTTCGTCATCATGGGGAGCTCCAAT atagtGGAGGCGATGGAGATCATGCTGTTAGCTGTAGTTTCTCCTGAGATTCGATGTGAATGGCGTCTGGACGACTGGCAAGTCGCTCTCGTCTCCACA ATGGTGTTTCTTGGCTTCATGGTATGTGGAGTTTTGGGAGGATACATCGCTGACAGATACGGACGCTGGAAg GTGGTGTTTGGAGGTTTCGTGTGGAGCGCCTACTTCTCTCTGCTCACCTCGTTCGCTCCTTCGTACGGTTGGTTCATCTTCCTGCGCGGCATGGTGGGCTGCGGGGTGGCAGGGGTGTCGCAGGg GTTTGTGTTGAAAACAGAGTTCATCCCGGCGAAGTACCGAGCCTTCCTGCTGCCTCTGGCTACT ATCTTCTGGATGATGGGCTCCATGCTGATCATCATACTGGGGATGGTGGTGGTTCCCACTCTGGGCTGGAGGTGGATGATCCGAATCTCCGTCACCCCCAGTgtcatcctcatcttcctcttcaag TTTATTCCTGAGTCGGCTCGTTATAACGTGTCGGCAGGAAACATTCAGGCTGCTGTTGAAACTCTGGAGAAGATTGCGAAGATGAACCGAGCGTCTCTTCCTCCGGGACGCCTGATGGAGCCGGCTGTG aaagagagaggcagttGGAGGATTCTGCTCAGCTCATCCTTCAGGAGGACGTCTGTACTGCTCTGGTATTCATG gttCGTGGCGTCCTTCGCGTACTACGGCTCGGTGCTGAGCAGTTCGGAGCTGTTGGAGAAGAACTTGTTGTGTGTGACGGACGCAGATCAAGAGCATCAGGTCAAACACCGCCATGAGGACGGACTGTGTTACTGCATCCCCTTCGCATTCAACGACTACCAGACACTCCTCATCAGCTGTCTGGGAGAGGTTGCGC TGGTCCCAGTAAACATCTGTATGCTGAACGTGTTGGGACGGAAGATgagtctgatggtgctgcagctggtggCGGCCATTTTGTTCATGATGCTCAACATCTGCACCACCAT gttTGGGTTCACTGTGTTGCTGTTCTTGCTCCGGTCTCTGGTCTCTATGAACTTTAATGTGGTTTATATTTACACCGCTGAG GTGTATCCCACTGCGGCTCGGTCTCTGGGGATGGGCTTCTGTACATCATTCAGTCGTATCGGAGGAATGATTGCTCCGTTCATCGCTCAG GTGCTGATGTCTCAGTCAGTGATTCAGGCTCTCAGTCCGTTTGCTGTTGCCTGTGTGATTTGTGCTGTGGGAAACTTTCTGCTTCCTATAGAAACTAAAGGACGAGCTCTTCTG CAAAGCTCCCGATGA
- the svopl gene encoding putative transporter SVOPL isoform X3 — protein sequence MEIMLLAVVSPEIRCEWRLDDWQVALVSTMVFLGFMVCGVLGGYIADRYGRWKVVFGGFVWSAYFSLLTSFAPSYGWFIFLRGMVGCGVAGVSQGFVLKTEFIPAKYRAFLLPLATIFWMMGSMLIIILGMVVVPTLGWRWMIRISVTPSVILIFLFKFIPESARYNVSAGNIQAAVETLEKIAKMNRASLPPGRLMEPAVKERGSWRILLSSSFRRTSVLLWYSWFVASFAYYGSVLSSSELLEKNLLCVTDADQEHQVKHRHEDGLCYCIPFAFNDYQTLLISCLGEVALVPVNICMLNVLGRKMSLMVLQLVAAILFMMLNICTTMFGFTVLLFLLRSLVSMNFNVVYIYTAEVYPTAARSLGMGFCTSFSRIGGMIAPFIAQVLMSQSVIQALSPFAVACVICAVGNFLLPIETKGRALLQSSR from the exons ATGGAGATCATGCTGTTAGCTGTAGTTTCTCCTGAGATTCGATGTGAATGGCGTCTGGACGACTGGCAAGTCGCTCTCGTCTCCACA ATGGTGTTTCTTGGCTTCATGGTATGTGGAGTTTTGGGAGGATACATCGCTGACAGATACGGACGCTGGAAg GTGGTGTTTGGAGGTTTCGTGTGGAGCGCCTACTTCTCTCTGCTCACCTCGTTCGCTCCTTCGTACGGTTGGTTCATCTTCCTGCGCGGCATGGTGGGCTGCGGGGTGGCAGGGGTGTCGCAGGg GTTTGTGTTGAAAACAGAGTTCATCCCGGCGAAGTACCGAGCCTTCCTGCTGCCTCTGGCTACT ATCTTCTGGATGATGGGCTCCATGCTGATCATCATACTGGGGATGGTGGTGGTTCCCACTCTGGGCTGGAGGTGGATGATCCGAATCTCCGTCACCCCCAGTgtcatcctcatcttcctcttcaag TTTATTCCTGAGTCGGCTCGTTATAACGTGTCGGCAGGAAACATTCAGGCTGCTGTTGAAACTCTGGAGAAGATTGCGAAGATGAACCGAGCGTCTCTTCCTCCGGGACGCCTGATGGAGCCGGCTGTG aaagagagaggcagttGGAGGATTCTGCTCAGCTCATCCTTCAGGAGGACGTCTGTACTGCTCTGGTATTCATG gttCGTGGCGTCCTTCGCGTACTACGGCTCGGTGCTGAGCAGTTCGGAGCTGTTGGAGAAGAACTTGTTGTGTGTGACGGACGCAGATCAAGAGCATCAGGTCAAACACCGCCATGAGGACGGACTGTGTTACTGCATCCCCTTCGCATTCAACGACTACCAGACACTCCTCATCAGCTGTCTGGGAGAGGTTGCGC TGGTCCCAGTAAACATCTGTATGCTGAACGTGTTGGGACGGAAGATgagtctgatggtgctgcagctggtggCGGCCATTTTGTTCATGATGCTCAACATCTGCACCACCAT gttTGGGTTCACTGTGTTGCTGTTCTTGCTCCGGTCTCTGGTCTCTATGAACTTTAATGTGGTTTATATTTACACCGCTGAG GTGTATCCCACTGCGGCTCGGTCTCTGGGGATGGGCTTCTGTACATCATTCAGTCGTATCGGAGGAATGATTGCTCCGTTCATCGCTCAG GTGCTGATGTCTCAGTCAGTGATTCAGGCTCTCAGTCCGTTTGCTGTTGCCTGTGTGATTTGTGCTGTGGGAAACTTTCTGCTTCCTATAGAAACTAAAGGACGAGCTCTTCTG CAAAGCTCCCGATGA
- the svopl gene encoding putative transporter SVOPL isoform X2: MTDSMKTQLVSAIHLQEVKLQEKPADKQQGSKNSNNVDETFTVEEAVETIGFGRFHILLFVIMGSSNIVEAMEIMLLAVVSPEIRCEWRLDDWQVALVSTMVFLGFMVCGVLGGYIADRYGRWKVVFGGFVWSAYFSLLTSFAPSYGWFIFLRGMVGCGVAGVSQGFVLKTEFIPAKYRAFLLPLATIFWMMGSMLIIILGMVVVPTLGWRWMIRISVTPSVILIFLFKFIPESARYNVSAGNIQAAVETLEKIAKMNRASLPPGRLMEPAVKERGSWRILLSSSFRRTSVLLWYSWFVASFAYYGSVLSSSELLEKNLLCVTDADQEHQVKHRHEDGLCYCIPFAFNDYQTLLISCLGEVALVPVNICMLNVLGRKMSLMVLQLVAAILFMMLNICTTMFGFTVLLFLLRSLVSMNFNVVYIYTAEVYPTAARSLGMGFCTSFSRIGGMIAPFIAQVLMSQSVIQALSPFAVACVICAVGNFLLPIETKGRALLQSSR; encoded by the exons atgACTGATAGTATGAAGACTCAGCTGGTGAGCGCCATCCACCTGCAGGAGGTGAAACTGCAGGAGAAACCTGCAGACAAGCAGCAGGGCAGCAAGAACAGCAACAATG tTGATGAGACGTTCACTGTCGAGGAAGCCGTTGAAACAATCGGCTTCGGTCGGTTTCACATTCTGCTTTTCGTCATCATGGGGAGCTCCAAT atagtGGAGGCGATGGAGATCATGCTGTTAGCTGTAGTTTCTCCTGAGATTCGATGTGAATGGCGTCTGGACGACTGGCAAGTCGCTCTCGTCTCCACA ATGGTGTTTCTTGGCTTCATGGTATGTGGAGTTTTGGGAGGATACATCGCTGACAGATACGGACGCTGGAAg GTGGTGTTTGGAGGTTTCGTGTGGAGCGCCTACTTCTCTCTGCTCACCTCGTTCGCTCCTTCGTACGGTTGGTTCATCTTCCTGCGCGGCATGGTGGGCTGCGGGGTGGCAGGGGTGTCGCAGGg GTTTGTGTTGAAAACAGAGTTCATCCCGGCGAAGTACCGAGCCTTCCTGCTGCCTCTGGCTACT ATCTTCTGGATGATGGGCTCCATGCTGATCATCATACTGGGGATGGTGGTGGTTCCCACTCTGGGCTGGAGGTGGATGATCCGAATCTCCGTCACCCCCAGTgtcatcctcatcttcctcttcaag TTTATTCCTGAGTCGGCTCGTTATAACGTGTCGGCAGGAAACATTCAGGCTGCTGTTGAAACTCTGGAGAAGATTGCGAAGATGAACCGAGCGTCTCTTCCTCCGGGACGCCTGATGGAGCCGGCTGTG aaagagagaggcagttGGAGGATTCTGCTCAGCTCATCCTTCAGGAGGACGTCTGTACTGCTCTGGTATTCATG gttCGTGGCGTCCTTCGCGTACTACGGCTCGGTGCTGAGCAGTTCGGAGCTGTTGGAGAAGAACTTGTTGTGTGTGACGGACGCAGATCAAGAGCATCAGGTCAAACACCGCCATGAGGACGGACTGTGTTACTGCATCCCCTTCGCATTCAACGACTACCAGACACTCCTCATCAGCTGTCTGGGAGAGGTTGCGC TGGTCCCAGTAAACATCTGTATGCTGAACGTGTTGGGACGGAAGATgagtctgatggtgctgcagctggtggCGGCCATTTTGTTCATGATGCTCAACATCTGCACCACCAT gttTGGGTTCACTGTGTTGCTGTTCTTGCTCCGGTCTCTGGTCTCTATGAACTTTAATGTGGTTTATATTTACACCGCTGAG GTGTATCCCACTGCGGCTCGGTCTCTGGGGATGGGCTTCTGTACATCATTCAGTCGTATCGGAGGAATGATTGCTCCGTTCATCGCTCAG GTGCTGATGTCTCAGTCAGTGATTCAGGCTCTCAGTCCGTTTGCTGTTGCCTGTGTGATTTGTGCTGTGGGAAACTTTCTGCTTCCTATAGAAACTAAAGGACGAGCTCTTCTG CAAAGCTCCCGATGA